In Pseudofrankia saprophytica, one genomic interval encodes:
- a CDS encoding acetyl-CoA C-acetyltransferase: protein MPEAVIVATGRSPIGRAYKGSLKDLRPDDLAATVVRAVLDKLPGLDPTTIDDLMLGCAQPAGEQGFNMARAVAVQLGMDFLPGTTVNRYCSSSLQTTRMAFHAIKAGEGDVFVSAGVETVSRFVKGNADGLPDTHNPLYAEAEARTKARAEAGSAGWTDPRADGVLPDIYIAMGQTAENVVQHTGLTRAEQDEFALRSQQNTAKAIADGFFEREIIPVTLPDGTVVRADDGPRPSTTLEALAGLKPVFRPDGTVTAGNACPLNDGAAAVVVMSDTRARELGLTPLARIVATGVTGLSPEIMGLGPIEAVRQVLGRAGMTIDDIDLVEINEAFAAQVVPSARELGIDFDKLNVHGGAIALGHPFGSTGARILTTLLNGLRTRDKTIGLETMCVGGGQGMAMVIERLD, encoded by the coding sequence GTGCCCGAGGCCGTCATCGTCGCCACCGGCCGGTCCCCGATTGGTCGCGCCTACAAAGGATCGTTGAAGGACCTACGGCCGGACGACCTGGCCGCGACCGTCGTGCGCGCCGTCCTCGACAAGCTGCCCGGGCTGGATCCCACGACGATCGACGACCTGATGCTCGGCTGCGCGCAGCCCGCCGGCGAGCAGGGCTTCAACATGGCGCGCGCGGTCGCGGTCCAGCTCGGCATGGACTTCCTGCCCGGCACCACGGTGAACCGCTACTGCTCCTCGTCGCTGCAGACCACCCGGATGGCCTTCCACGCGATCAAGGCCGGCGAGGGCGACGTCTTCGTGTCCGCCGGTGTCGAGACGGTCAGCCGGTTCGTGAAGGGCAACGCGGACGGCCTGCCTGACACCCACAACCCGCTCTACGCCGAGGCCGAGGCCCGCACGAAGGCCCGCGCCGAGGCCGGCTCCGCGGGCTGGACCGACCCGCGCGCCGACGGGGTGCTGCCCGACATCTACATCGCGATGGGCCAGACGGCCGAGAACGTCGTCCAGCACACCGGCCTCACCCGGGCCGAGCAGGACGAGTTCGCGCTGCGCTCCCAGCAGAACACGGCCAAGGCCATCGCGGACGGGTTCTTCGAGCGGGAGATCATCCCGGTCACGCTGCCGGACGGCACGGTCGTCCGGGCGGACGACGGCCCGCGGCCGAGCACCACCCTCGAGGCGCTCGCCGGCCTGAAGCCGGTGTTCCGCCCCGACGGCACGGTCACCGCCGGCAACGCCTGCCCGCTCAACGACGGCGCCGCGGCGGTGGTCGTCATGAGCGACACCAGGGCCCGAGAGCTGGGGCTGACCCCGCTGGCCCGGATCGTGGCGACCGGCGTCACCGGCCTGTCACCGGAGATCATGGGCCTCGGGCCGATCGAGGCGGTGCGGCAGGTGCTCGGCCGCGCCGGCATGACGATCGACGACATCGACCTCGTCGAGATCAACGAGGCGTTCGCCGCCCAGGTCGTGCCGTCCGCGCGTGAGCTCGGCATCGACTTCGACAAGCTCAACGTGCACGGCGGCGCCATCGCGCTGGGCCACCCGTTCGGCTCGACCGGCGCCCGCATCCTGACCACGCTCCTCAACGGCCTGCGCACCAGGGACAAGACCATCGGTCTCGAGACCATGTGCGTCGGTGGCGGTCAGGGCATGGCGATGGTCATCGAACGGCTCGATTAA